The window CTGCGAGCCGACCCCGAGCTTGTCGCCGAGGAAGACGATCAGCGCCGCCACGACCACGTTCGACAGGAAGGACACCACGAAGACCTTGTCCACGAAGATGCCGTCCAGCATCGCGCGGAGCCCCCCGAACACCGCGTCCAGTGCCGCCACCACGGCGATCGGCAGATAAGGCTCCACCACGGCCGGTACTTCGGGCCGGACCAGAAGCCCGACCACCACTCCGGCCAAGAGGCCCAGTACCGCGATCACGATGCACCCTTCTGCTGTTCTGCCGGTGTAGCTGTACGTACGGTCAGACTCGACGCGGCCGGCAGCCGCAGGTCGTCGGCCGGGGACAGGGAGTAACGGATCCCGTAGCTCTCCTGCAGCACGTGCAGGTACTGTCCGTCGGCCGAGTCCTGGAAGGCCGTGCCGAGCCTCTTCTTGTCCCCCACCGCCAGCACCTCGTACGGCGGCACCAGCGGTCTGTTGTCGACCAGTATCGCGTCACCCGCGGCCCTGATCGCCGACAGTTCGGTCAGCCGCTGCCCGTTGATGGAGATGGCTTCCGCCCCGGACTGCCACAGCCCGTTGACGATCTTCTGCATGTCACGGTCACGGAGCCGGCCGGTGTCCGAGAAACCGGAGCTCTCCCGCGGTTTGCCGCCACCGCCCGACGAGGCGCCCTTGGCGTCGTCCACCACCAGCTTGACCCCGGGCCCGCGGACCTCCGTGGCACCTGCCAGCAGGGCCACCAGCTCGCCCTGGCCGCCGCCGGGCTGCTTCAGCGCCGCGCGCTGGCGTGCGGCGACATCGGTCCGGAGCCGCTCGATGTTGCGCTCCAGGGCGTGGACGCGGTCGTCGGACCGCTCCACCCGGTCGATCAGTTCCTGGCGCTCCTTGGCCAGCACCGGCGCCGCTATCCGCGCTTCCGCCGCACCGAGCGTGACGACCATGGCGGTGATGACCAGCCCGGCGGCGAGACCGAGTTTGGCCTTGAGGGTGCGCGGGAGACCCGCCGTGCCGTCCGCCTCGCGGCGGGCTGTCGCCTCCGCGTATCCCTCGTCGAGGCTGTTGTCCATCACGTGCGTCAGCAGCGACATGGAAGCGTCGGGGCGCGTGGGCGCAGAGGACGCCGTAGTCCGGTTGTGGGGCGGCTGCGACATGCCGCACATCGTCGCATGTCGGCACCGCACACACCCAATGCGTCCATCCGGTGGGCCGGGCAGGCACTCTCCGTGCCCGGCCCACCGGACGTCTGCCCTACGTCATCGCACGTCGGGGGCTCATTGCCCGGCGCCTTCCACCACGGCCGCCCACTCGTCGAGCAGGGCCTGCGCGGTGGCATCGTCGGGGCCCTCGGCCCACAGGTGCGTGACCGCTTCCGCCGGGTCCGGCAGGACCAGTGCCCACCGTCCGTCGGTCTCGACCACCCGCACTCCGTCGGTGGTGTCCACCTGCCGCTCGCCCGCGGCCTCCACGACCCGCCGCATGACG is drawn from Streptomyces sp. NBC_01232 and contains these coding sequences:
- a CDS encoding DUF881 domain-containing protein yields the protein MCGMSQPPHNRTTASSAPTRPDASMSLLTHVMDNSLDEGYAEATARREADGTAGLPRTLKAKLGLAAGLVITAMVVTLGAAEARIAAPVLAKERQELIDRVERSDDRVHALERNIERLRTDVAARQRAALKQPGGGQGELVALLAGATEVRGPGVKLVVDDAKGASSGGGGKPRESSGFSDTGRLRDRDMQKIVNGLWQSGAEAISINGQRLTELSAIRAAGDAILVDNRPLVPPYEVLAVGDKKRLGTAFQDSADGQYLHVLQESYGIRYSLSPADDLRLPAASSLTVRTATPAEQQKGAS
- a CDS encoding small basic family protein, whose translation is MIAVLGLLAGVVVGLLVRPEVPAVVEPYLPIAVVAALDAVFGGLRAMLDGIFVDKVFVVSFLSNVVVAALIVFLGDKLGVGSQLSTGVVVVLGIRIFSNAAAIRRHVFRA